The proteins below come from a single Aegilops tauschii subsp. strangulata cultivar AL8/78 chromosome 6, Aet v6.0, whole genome shotgun sequence genomic window:
- the LOC109734969 gene encoding protein CYPRO4, producing the protein MGAANSREDLDLTSSSGEEEDADEEYDPGSGSASGPRKDDPLRATTPASIEFLDAKLRALDLKYKQPDNAARLYLHVGGASADARWVPAERRATYAFVDKAAAAAAEADDDYYDDDRDRRGRRHTSSSSSASRGPRWVLEVGPGRRVSAPVGQELQLKALPGQRRADFAAAGSVWALRFPNDAAFRRFREQYDRCLFENTYGVEATDEGRREVFGADFAAWARPAEADDAVWADAEDDLAPPPAARDLLEEFEEEAGDGSGIQSLALGALDNSFLVGGAGIQVVKNFRHGVHGKGVSVRISGGRAGSTTTGSTYSTPKKALLMRGETNMLLMSPGDTGAPHSNGVHHVDIETGKVVTEWRFEKDGTDITMRDIANDSKSAQLEPSGSTFLGLDDNRLCRWDMRDARGRVQTIGNSSDSPVLHWSQGHQFSRGTNFQCFASTGDGSIVVGSVDGKIRLYSKSSMRMAKTVFPGLGSPITHVDVTYDGKWILGTTDTYLVLICTIFKDKDGKEKTGFSGRMGIRIAAPRLLKLSPLDSILAGNDNKFHGGQFSWVTENGKQEKHLVATVGKFSLIWNFQKVKDSNHHCYRDQEGLKSCYCYKVVLKEESIVDSRFMHENFAGSDSPEAPLVVATPMKVSSFSIANRR; encoded by the exons ATGGGCGCCGCCAACAGCCGCGAGGACCTCGAcctcacctcctcctccggcgaggaggaggacgccgACGAGGAGTACGACCCCGGGTCCGGGTCCGCGTCCGGGCCGCGGAAGGACGACCCGCTCCGGGCCACCACCCCCGCCTCCATCGAGTTCCTCGACGCCAAGCTCCGGGCCCTCGACCTCAAGTACAAGCAGCCCGACAACGCCGCCCGCCTCTACCTCCACGTCGGCGGCGCCTCCGCCGACGCCCGCTGGGTCCCCGCCGAGCGCCGCGCCACCTACGCCTTCGTCGAcaaggccgccgccgccgccgcggaggCGGACGACGACTACTACGACGACGACCGCGACCGCCGCGGCCGTCGCcacacctcctcctcgtcctcggcCTCGCGGGGGCCCAGGTGGGTCCTCGAGGTGGGCCCGGGCCGGCGGGTGTCGGCGCCCGTGGGGCAGGAGCTGCAGCTCAAGGCGCTCCCGGGGCAGCGCCGGGCGGACTTCGCCGCGGCCGGCTCCGTGTGGGCGCTGCGGTTCCCCAACGACGCCGCCTTCCGCCGCTTCCGGGAGCAGTACGACCGGTGCCTCTTCGAGAACACGTACGGGGTGGAGGCCACGGACGAGGGCCGCCGGGAGGTCTTCGGCGCCGACTTCGCCGCCTGGGCGCGCCCCGCCGAGGCCGACGACGCCGTCTGGGCCGACGCGGAGGACGACCTCGCCCCTCCCCCCGCCGCCAGGGACCTGCTCGAGGAGTTCGAGGAGGAGGCCGGGGACGGCAGCGGCATCCAGAGCCTCGCGCTCGGCGCGCTCGACAACAGCTTCCTGGTCGGCGGCGCCGGGATTCAGGTCGTCAAGAACTTCCGGCACGGCGTGCACGGCAAGGGCGTGTCGGTCAGGATCTCGGGCGGCCGCGCTGGCAGTACCACCACCGGCAGCACCTACTCGACGCCCAAGAAGGCCCTGCTGATGCGCGGCGAGACCAACATGCTGCTGATGAGCCCCGGGGACACCGGCGCGCCCCATTCCAACGGCGTCCACCATGTGGACATCGAGACCGGCAAGGTCGTCACCGAGTGGCGGTTCGAGAAGGACGGCACCGACATCACGATGCGGGACATCGCCAACGACAGCAAGAGCGCGCAGCTCGAGCCCTCCGGTTCAACCTTCCTGGGGCTGGACGACAACCGGCTGTGCAGGTGGGACATGCGCGACGCGAGGGGCAGGGTGCAGACCATCGGCAACTCCTCCGACTCGCCGGTGCTGCACtggtcgcagggccaccagttcTCGCGGGGCACCAACTTCCAGTGCTTCGCGAGCACCGGGGACGGTTCGATTGTTGTTGGCTCCGTCGATGGCAAGATCAGGCTCTACTCCAAGAGCTCGATGCGGATGGCCAAGACGGTGTTCCCAGGCCTTGGGTCACCGATCACGCATGTGGATGTTACTTACGATGGGAAGTGGATCCTGGGCACCACGGACACATACTTGGTTTTGATCTGCACCATCTTCAAGGACAAGGATGGGAAGGAGAAGACCGGGTTCAGTGGGCGTATGGGAATCAGGATCGCGGCGCCCAGGTTGCTGAAGCTCAGTCCGCTTGATTCAATCTTGGCTGGGAATGACAACAAATTCCATGGTGGACAATTTTCATGG GTAACGGAGAACGGGAAGCAAGAAAAACATCTCGTCGCGACAGTCGGCAAGTTCAGCCTCATATGGAACTTCCAAAAAGTGAAGGACAGCAACCATCACTGCTACCGCGACCAGGAGGGCCTCAAGAGCTGCTACTGCTACAAGGTCGTCCTCAAGGAAGAGTCCATCGTCGACAGCCGGTTCATGCACGAGAACTTCGCAGGATCCGACTCCCCTGAAGCTCCCCTGGTGGTCGCCACGCCGATGAAAGTCAGCTCCTTCAGCATCGCAAACAGGCGTTGA